CTTCTTCCCCAACTTCGATGCGCGCATGAAACCAGCCATCAGGGTCGGGTGCATTTGGAATCTGGCCTTCATATACACCGGGGAATTCACCGCGTAACGCACGCCATGAATGATCAGGCAGGTTGTGATACTGCACCATGCGATTGCGACGGTCACCTTCTGCCACAAAATTGAATGGACGAAAATAAATCCCTTCAAACGCATTTTCATTTTCTCCCCGAAACGCTACCCCAACAAAACTTGCCCCGGGTTCGTTCGCGCCTTTGATATCCAGTTCAATGGTACCTGTCGAAAAGCCTTCAACGCGTAACCACGCAAATCCGTCATCAGGGAAGGCATTCAGTTCCACACCTTTATGCGTGTCGTCTTCATACGGCGAAATGCGGCGGTCGACTACTTCATACGTGTCATACAAAGCAGATGCTTCTTCGCTGCCGGTACGCAAGAAAGGCCGGAGCACAAAGTTGAATTGCTCCCCGACTTCGCTGTTCGTCAGAAAAACGTAGCCAAAGTTCTGCTCACGGGAGAACTCAAAGTGCGCCTGAAAATCACCGTTGTTGCCCCCATGTCCATAGATATTACCTTGTGGCGTTGGCGCTTCAGAGAAACCCAGCGTCCAGGCATGCTGATCGTAATTGGTTACAAACACGTGATCTTCTGGCAAGCGAACCTGGGTAGAAAATAAGGTATCGTAGGTTGCAGGTGAAAGCCCGGTACCTTTGAGCAGGCTGATCATGAATGCTGCAAAATCAGTCGCGTTGATCTGGAGTCCGCCGGCCATACTTGGTAGTTGGGGCTGGTATCGGTTGTTGGCCATCCCGGTAATATGCCCACTCGCTTTGTTTTCTTCGAGATACGCATTCCACATGTAGTAGCCATGCTGTACGCCGGCCGGCTCAAAGATGCGTTCATGAATCATCTGCTGCAGGTCTTTCCTCGTCCCGCCCTCGATATGGGCAAGCACGTTGCCCAGGTATTCAAAAGCTTCACCTGAATAGGAAAACTGAGATCCGGGGTCGAACCGTAAATTCAGGTACTGCCCTTTGTTCTCATAGCGCCAGTTGGGCATCCCTGTTTTATGCGACAATACCATCCGCGCAGTAATTTTGCGGTAGCGCTCATCATAATCCAGGTCGTAGTTCGGCAGGTACGTGTGGAGTGGGGTATCCAGGTCCAGTTTGCCGGCTTCTACGAGGTGCATCGCCAACACAGCAAGGATGGGCTTGCTCATCGATGCGGCCTCAAACGTAGTATTTTCATCAACCGGGGTTTGCTCCTGTGCGTTTTTATAGCCAAATGTGCGGTGATATACTATTTTTGCATCATTGATGATGGCAATAGAAAGCCCTGGCATGCCTACTGCATCCATCTGCGCTTCTATAAATGCATCCATGGCCGACGCAGATATACCTGCGTCATTGAGCGCACGAATTTCGTTTCTTGCATCATACAAATTTGCATTTTCAGGCTGCCC
The Bacteroidota bacterium genome window above contains:
- a CDS encoding serine hydrolase domain-containing protein, producing the protein GQPENANLYDARNEIRALNDAGISASAMDAFIEAQMDAVGMPGLSIAIINDAKIVYHRTFGYKNAQEQTPVDENTTFEAASMSKPILAVLAMHLVEAGKLDLDTPLHTYLPNYDLDYDERYRKITARMVLSHKTGMPNWRYENKGQYLNLRFDPGSQFSYSGEAFEYLGNVLAHIEGGTRKDLQQMIHERIFEPAGVQHGYYMWNAYLEENKASGHITGMANNRYQPQLPSMAGGLQINATDFAAFMISLLKGTGLSPATYDTLFSTQVRLPEDHVFVTNYDQHAWTLGFSEAPTPQGNIYGHGGNNGDFQAHFEFSREQNFGYVFLTNSEVGEQFNFVLRPFLRTGSEEASALYDTYEVVDRRISPYEDDTHKGVELNAFPDDGFAWLRVEGFSTGTIELDIKGANEPGASFVGVAFRGENENAFEGIYFRPFNFVAEGDRRNRMVQYHNLPDHSWRALRGEFPGVYEGQIPNAPDPDGWFHARIEVGEEEISVYVDDNPEPVLVVNSLNERKDGKIGFWVGSNSSGRFANLKITRD